The following are from one region of the Ananas comosus cultivar F153 linkage group 20, ASM154086v1, whole genome shotgun sequence genome:
- the LOC109725912 gene encoding ATP-dependent 6-phosphofructokinase 5, chloroplastic-like yields MAVASSTNAARLITAKEHGLNIFNEQTKYRFTKSRFTGYERKNKKISMVLSSNDVAVKTEIDFKDPNWKQKFQEDWDRRFSLPHLRDILDVTPRPTTFSLKKSRFSQEDGNGVPAEMWNGYVNDDDRALLKVIKFSSPDSAGAECIDPDCSWVEQWVHRAGPRKKIYYEPGEVKAAIVTCGGLCPGLNDVIRQIVFTLEIYGVKNIVGIPFGYHGFFDKSLKEMPLSRRIVDNINLAGGSFLGVSRGGAGTSEIVDSIQARRIDMLFILGGDGTHAGANAIHNECRKRKLKVSIVGVPKTIDNDILLMDKTFGFDTAVEEAQRAINSAYIEAHSAYHGIGLVKHMGRHSGFIAMHASLSSGQIDICLIPEVPFTLDGPNGVLRHLERLIEKKGFAMVCVAEGAGQDLLQKSNATDASGNVVLSDIGVHIQQKIKKHFKEIGIPADVKYIDPTYMVRAVRANASDAILCTVLGQNAVHGAFAGFSGITTGICNTHYVYLPIPEVIASTRRVDPNSRMWHRCLTSTGQPDFH; encoded by the exons ATGGCTGTTGCTTCATCAACCAATGCTGCTAGACTTATCACTGCGAAAGAACATGGCTTGAATATTTTTAACGAACAAACAAAATACAGATTTACTAAATCAAGGTTTACTGGATAtgagaggaaaaataaaaagatatcgATGGTCCTGAGCAGTAACGATGTTGCTGTAAAGACAGAAATAGATTTTAAGGATCCAAACTGGAAGCAGAAGTTCCAGGAAGATTGGGATAGACGGTTTAGTCTGCCACATCTTCGCGATATTCTTGATGTGACACCAAGGCCAACTACATTCTCTCTTAAGAAAAGCAG ATTTTCTCAAGAGGATGGTAATGGTGTGCCTGCGGAGATGTGGAATGGTTATGTAAATGATGATGATAGGGCACTTCTGAAG gtaaTAAAGTTCTCTTCACCTGATTCTGCTGGTGCGGAGTGCATTGATCCTGATTGTTCGTGGGTGGAGCAATG GGTGCATCGTGCGGGGCCCCGGAAGAAAATCTATTATGAACCTGGGGAAGTAAAAGCTGCAATAGTTACATGTGGAGGGCTCTGTCCTGGTTTGAATGATGTCATAAGGCAG ATAGTGTTCACGCTTGAAATTTACGGAGTAAAGAATATTGTTGGAATCCCATTTGGTTATCATGGATTTTTTGATAAAAGTCTAAAAGAAATGCCG CTTTCACGTCGAATTGTTGATAACATAAATCTTGCTGGAGGAAGTTTTCTTGGAGTTTCTCGTGGTGGGGCCGGCACCAGTGAAATTGTTGATAGCATTCAG gCCAGAAGAATTGATATGCTTTTTATACTTGGTGGAGACGGAACACATGCAGGGGCCAATGCGATACATAATGAG TGTCGTAAGAGGAAATTGAAAGTGTCAATTGTGGGTGTGCCAAAAACAATTGACAATGACATACTTCTAATGGATAAGACATTTGGTTTTGATACGGCAGTAGAAGAAGCTCAAAGGGCTATCAATTCTGCATATATAGAG GCGCATAGTGCATATCATGGCATTGGATTGGTGAAACATATGGGAAGACACAGTGGGTTCATTGCCATGCACGCCTCACTCTCTAGCGGGCAGATTGATATCTGTTTGATACCTGAG GTACCTTTTACATTAGATGGACCAAATGGTGTCTTACGTCACCTTGAGCGTTTGATAGAAAAGAAGGGATTTGCTATGGTTTGTGTTGCTGAAGGTGCAGGGCAA GATTTGCTGCAGAAGTCAAATGCAACAGATGCATCAGGAAATGTGGTGCTTAGTGATATTGGTGTGCACATTCAACAAAAG ATCAAAAAGCATTTCAAGGAAATTGGTATTCCAGCTGATGTGAAGTATATTGATCCAACTTATATGGTCCGAGCTGTTCGTGCCAATGCATCTGATGCAATCCTCTGCACCGTACTTGGACAGAATGCT GTTCACGGTGCATTTGCCGGGTTCAGCGGCATCACGACTGGCATCTGCAACACCCACTACGTGTATCTCCCCATTCCGGAGGTTATTGCTTCCACGAGGCGCGTTGACCCTAACAGCAGGATGTGGCACCGGTGCCTCACTTCTACGGGCCAGCCCGACTTCCACTGA
- the LOC109725420 gene encoding myb-related protein 306-like: protein MGRPPCCDKIGVKKGPWTPEEDLMLVSYIQEHGPGNWRAVPTNTGLMRCSKSCRLRWTNYLRPGIRRGNFTDQEEKLIIHLQALLGNRWAAIASYLPERTDNDIKNYWNTHLKKKLMKKPHNRGDDDGDSARKSLGFSREQNSKGQWEKRLQTDIHMARRALREALSLEKPNSSLNELKPQNCFPKKPICATSYASSTENIARLLEGWVRNPPKKDAVRFESGLSQNSVIGSKAVRSGSESSECSDSVANRFDSLLDLGSPMREGSDSSPVGGEYKPPHAPFSLFDETWLFDESVGQGVGEIIMDMNLGDPSNLF, encoded by the exons ATGGGGAGGCCTCCATGTTGTGATAAGATAGGGGTGAAGAAAGGGCCTTGGACTCCAGAAGAGGATCTCATGTTGGTCTCTTACATCCAAGAGCATGGCCCTGGGAATTGGAGAGCTGTTCCTACCAACACTG GGCTAATGAGATGTAGCAAGAGTTGTAGGCTAAGATGGACAAATTATCTAAGGCCAGGGATCAGGCGTGGCAACTTCACAGATCAAGAGGAGAAGCTTATAATCCATCTCCAAGCTCTCCTAGGCAATag GTGGGCGGCCATAGCTTCTTATCTCCCCGAGAGAACAGACAACGACATCAAGAACTACTGGAACACGCATCTAAAGAAGAAGCTCATGAAAAAGCCGCACAACAGGGGCGATGACGACGGCGACAGTGCTCGGAAAAGCCTCGGCTTTTCGCGCGAGCAAAATTCGAAAGGACAGTGGGAAAAACGGCTCCAAACCGATATTCATATGGCTAGACGTGCCCTCCGCGAGGCTTTGTCACTCGAAAAGCCAAATAGCTCTCTCAATGAGCTCAAGCCACAAAACTGCTTTCCCAAGAAGCCAATTTGCGCAACAAGCTATGCGTCTAGCACGGAGAACATAGCTCGATTGCTCGAAGGTTGGGTCAGGAACCCACCAAAGAAGGACGCAGTTCGGTTCGAGTCGGGTTTGAGCCAAAATTCGGTGATTGGTAGTAAGGCGGTTCGGTCCGGGTCCGAATCGAGCGAATGTTCGGATAGCGTGGCTAATCGATTCGACTCGCTGCTTGATTTGGGCTCACCGATGCGGGAGGGGTCGGATTCGAGCCCGGTCGGAGGCGAGTACAAACCACCTCATGCGCCATTTTCACTATTCGATGAGACTTGGCTATTTGATGAGAGTGTGGGGCAAGGTGTGGGGGAAATTATTATGGACATGAATTTAGGGGATCCTTCTAACTTGTTCTAA